From a region of the Vicinamibacteria bacterium genome:
- a CDS encoding acetamidase/formamidase family protein, producing the protein MFSLFLHLFLVVQPPVSEIVVVGGEGNHCREDPGCFNRLHPDIPIAARARPGQTILLKMRNALDVNLDPAVTADEPWMEDSALGAVHALAGPVHIEGAEPGDVLAVTILDIDPGPFGLTIVSEIGFVSDVISEPLEVLWRLNRKEAVSDSLPGVRVPNASFPGVVTVLPGREELDTMLAREAALAEAGGSVFAPHAPYASPAEVCGPGGSHEAECLRTVPPREHGGNMDIRYLGVGVTIYLPCYVPGCGLGMGDMHFAQGDGEVSGTAIEMDADAIVTTALIKDGPRLGRGPHYEGPVRLLDIPSRRFYATTGFPLKRKGELPPDMAYLKSDVAAGLENLSKDVSLAARNALLEMIDYITETYGMTRAQAYIISSVAVDLRIGQLVDAPNVGVTALLPLDIFEAR; encoded by the coding sequence ATGTTTAGCCTGTTTCTGCATCTCTTTCTGGTCGTACAGCCCCCCGTCAGCGAGATCGTTGTCGTGGGCGGCGAGGGAAACCATTGTAGAGAAGATCCCGGATGCTTCAACCGACTTCATCCGGACATCCCCATCGCGGCCCGCGCCCGTCCCGGGCAAACCATTCTACTCAAGATGCGAAACGCGCTCGACGTCAACTTGGACCCGGCTGTCACGGCCGATGAACCCTGGATGGAGGACTCGGCCCTGGGAGCGGTCCATGCGCTCGCCGGGCCGGTGCACATCGAAGGGGCCGAGCCGGGAGACGTTCTCGCGGTCACCATTCTCGACATCGACCCGGGACCATTCGGTCTCACGATCGTGAGCGAGATCGGCTTCGTCTCCGACGTGATCTCGGAGCCCCTCGAGGTGCTGTGGCGACTGAACCGCAAGGAAGCCGTGAGCGACAGCCTTCCCGGGGTTCGAGTTCCCAACGCCAGCTTTCCTGGCGTCGTCACCGTGCTTCCCGGGCGCGAGGAGCTCGACACGATGCTCGCCCGGGAGGCCGCGCTCGCCGAGGCCGGTGGTTCGGTCTTCGCGCCTCACGCCCCCTACGCGTCGCCCGCCGAAGTTTGCGGTCCCGGGGGCTCTCATGAAGCCGAGTGCCTTCGCACCGTCCCGCCCCGCGAGCACGGCGGCAACATGGACATCCGCTACCTCGGAGTCGGCGTCACGATTTACCTCCCGTGCTACGTGCCGGGATGTGGCCTCGGAATGGGGGATATGCATTTCGCGCAGGGAGACGGTGAGGTATCGGGCACCGCGATCGAAATGGACGCCGACGCGATCGTGACGACAGCCCTCATCAAGGACGGCCCGCGTCTCGGCCGCGGACCGCACTACGAAGGGCCGGTGCGCCTCCTCGACATCCCGTCACGACGCTTCTACGCGACCACTGGGTTTCCGCTGAAACGTAAAGGCGAATTGCCCCCGGACATGGCGTATTTGAAATCCGACGTCGCCGCCGGACTCGAGAACCTTTCGAAGGACGTCTCGCTCGCTGCACGCAACGCGCTTCTGGAGATGATCGACTACATCACCGAGACCTACGGGATGACCCGTGCACAGGCGTATATCATCTCGAGCGTCGCCGTGGATTTGAGGATCGGCCAGCTCGTCGACGCCCCCAACGTCGGAGTGACAGCCCTTCTTCCCCTCGATATTTTCGAAGCTCGGTAG